From the Paludisphaera mucosa genome, one window contains:
- a CDS encoding dienelactone hydrolase family protein yields the protein MNQALRSVFAGAFALALMSHAPALAGDELSGMTRGASEAPASHARVARFEIGTGPRSYWMYEPAEPKPARAPVVVFLHGWFSVNPAIYGAWIDHLVRNGSIVIFPRYQNDVGTLPRDFLPNALYAIQDALAVLESGKGHVRPDLDRFALIGHSAGGNLAAQLTALSANPRNLLPPIKATMVFFPGEVLPTREPSFSRIPASTLLIVAVGEEDVLVGDFRGRQIFSQATAVPRSRKRFLLFRSDRHGFPPLIAEHTAPSGANPKMDNGEGILRSFQMSKGEVNALDRAGFWRVADATLAAAFAGETLDEAAADAEAFTHLGYWSDGRKVNPPVMSADLDAVPRVLLTNGIRLIPWDWNVKTVAHDSDAETARLK from the coding sequence ATGAATCAAGCGTTGCGAAGCGTTTTCGCGGGCGCGTTCGCGCTCGCCCTGATGTCTCACGCCCCGGCCCTCGCCGGGGACGAACTTTCGGGCATGACGCGAGGGGCTTCCGAGGCCCCGGCCTCGCACGCGCGGGTCGCACGTTTCGAGATCGGCACCGGCCCTCGATCCTACTGGATGTACGAGCCGGCCGAGCCGAAGCCTGCGCGCGCGCCTGTGGTCGTCTTCCTGCACGGCTGGTTCTCGGTGAACCCGGCGATCTACGGGGCCTGGATCGATCACCTGGTCCGCAACGGCTCGATCGTCATCTTCCCGCGCTATCAGAACGACGTGGGAACCCTGCCCCGCGACTTCCTGCCCAACGCGTTGTACGCCATCCAGGACGCGCTCGCCGTCCTGGAATCCGGCAAGGGCCACGTCCGCCCCGACCTCGATCGCTTCGCGTTGATCGGCCATTCCGCCGGCGGCAACCTCGCCGCGCAGTTGACGGCGCTCTCGGCGAATCCGAGAAACCTCCTGCCGCCGATCAAGGCGACCATGGTCTTCTTCCCGGGCGAGGTGCTGCCCACCCGGGAGCCCTCGTTCAGTCGGATCCCGGCGTCGACGCTTTTGATCGTCGCCGTCGGCGAGGAAGACGTCCTCGTCGGCGATTTCCGCGGCCGCCAGATCTTCTCGCAGGCCACGGCCGTGCCGCGTTCGCGGAAACGGTTCCTCCTCTTCCGCTCGGACCGACACGGGTTCCCGCCGCTGATCGCCGAGCACACCGCGCCTTCGGGGGCGAACCCCAAGATGGACAACGGCGAGGGCATCCTGCGGTCCTTCCAGATGAGCAAAGGGGAGGTCAACGCGCTCGACCGCGCAGGCTTCTGGCGGGTCGCCGACGCCACCCTCGCCGCCGCGTTCGCCGGCGAGACGCTCGACGAGGCCGCGGCCGACGCCGAGGCGTTCACCCACCTCGGCTACTGGAGCGACGGCCGCAAGGTCAACCCGCCCGTCATGAGCGCCGACCTCGACGCCGTCCCCCGCGTCCTCCTGACCAACGGCATCCGCCTCATCCCCTGGGACTGGAACGTCAAGACCGTGGCGCACGACTCGGACGCCGAAACCGCTCGGCTTAAATAA
- a CDS encoding iron-containing alcohol dehydrogenase family protein encodes MRTQIAIPSLVRVKSGALDRLGLYLKRNDHLRTIVLVSQGMVPAYVERVRASLVENGVACDDWIEVDDASFERAAELFQAVRKETKAVIGLGGGKALDVAKYVAFLARLPYYATPTSLSNDGFCSPQSSLTVQGRRKSLAAALPFGVIVDLDVCKDAPRPLWLSGVGDLASKITAIHDWKLAFHAVGEPVDDFAALLSDATVYQYLGQPSFDIQGARLLSTSLMFNGIAMEICGSSRPASGSEHLISHALDSLSKRPRLHGLQVGVATYLMSLVQVNESSKIDELFERTGFWTLIRSDPFSRDEWIQAIRMAPSIKDEFYTVLSQERAVERAITLLDEDGPLRGCFLS; translated from the coding sequence GTGAGGACGCAGATCGCCATCCCGTCGCTGGTGCGCGTCAAGTCGGGGGCCCTGGATCGGCTGGGACTCTACCTCAAACGGAACGACCACCTCCGCACGATCGTGCTCGTGAGCCAGGGAATGGTCCCGGCGTACGTGGAGCGCGTGCGGGCGAGCCTCGTCGAGAACGGCGTGGCTTGCGACGACTGGATCGAGGTCGACGACGCCTCGTTCGAGCGGGCGGCCGAGTTGTTCCAGGCCGTCCGCAAGGAGACCAAGGCCGTCATCGGCCTGGGCGGCGGCAAGGCGCTCGACGTGGCCAAGTACGTCGCCTTCCTGGCTCGGCTCCCCTACTACGCCACGCCGACCTCGCTTTCGAACGATGGCTTCTGCAGCCCGCAGTCGAGCCTGACGGTCCAGGGTCGCCGGAAGTCCCTGGCGGCCGCCCTCCCCTTCGGGGTGATCGTCGACCTGGACGTCTGCAAGGACGCGCCCAGGCCGCTCTGGCTGTCGGGCGTCGGCGACCTGGCGTCGAAGATCACCGCGATCCACGACTGGAAGCTGGCCTTCCACGCCGTCGGCGAGCCGGTGGACGACTTCGCCGCCCTGCTCTCCGACGCCACCGTCTACCAGTACCTCGGCCAGCCCTCGTTCGACATCCAGGGCGCGCGGCTGCTGAGCACGTCGCTGATGTTCAACGGGATCGCGATGGAGATCTGCGGGTCGTCGCGGCCGGCCAGCGGCAGCGAACACCTCATCTCGCACGCCCTCGATTCCCTCTCCAAACGACCCCGCCTTCATGGCCTCCAGGTGGGCGTGGCCACGTACCTGATGAGTTTGGTCCAGGTCAACGAAAGCTCGAAGATCGACGAGCTGTTCGAGCGAACCGGCTTCTGGACCCTGATCCGCTCCGACCCTTTCTCGCGCGACGAGTGGATCCAGGCCATCCGCATGGCACCCTCCATCAAGGACGAGTTTTACACCGTTTTGTCTCAAGAGCGGGCCGTCGAGAGGGCGATCACACTCCTTGACGAGGACGGGCCGCTCCGGGGTTGCTTCCTCTCCTGA
- a CDS encoding HAD-IB family phosphatase, translated as MPDAPTPAPPDRSLLVSDFDGTLTREDFYQLAIKELLPAGLPDYWGDYRAGRLTHFEALRAYFAHIREDEETVLDVVHRMGLEPRLAECLGELDRAGWDVVVTSAGCAWYIQILLGEAGVDIPVYSNPGRFVAGRGLLMELPPPGPFFSRELGVDKAGVVRQGLSEGRRVAFAGDGFPDQEAARLVPEDLRFARGDLARVLKEEGLGFVRYERWSDVARALCRPAGSPRP; from the coding sequence ATGCCCGATGCCCCGACGCCCGCTCCGCCCGACCGGTCGCTGCTGGTCAGCGACTTCGACGGCACCCTGACGCGCGAGGATTTCTATCAGCTCGCCATCAAGGAGCTGCTGCCGGCCGGCCTGCCGGATTACTGGGGAGACTATCGCGCGGGTCGATTGACCCATTTCGAGGCGCTCCGGGCGTACTTCGCCCACATCCGCGAGGACGAGGAGACCGTGCTCGACGTCGTCCATCGGATGGGCCTGGAGCCCCGGCTCGCCGAATGCCTCGGGGAGCTGGATCGGGCCGGCTGGGACGTCGTCGTGACGTCGGCGGGCTGCGCGTGGTACATCCAGATTCTGCTCGGCGAGGCGGGCGTCGACATCCCCGTCTACTCCAACCCGGGCCGCTTCGTGGCCGGTCGAGGCCTGCTGATGGAGCTGCCCCCACCCGGGCCGTTCTTCTCGCGCGAGCTGGGCGTCGACAAGGCGGGCGTCGTCCGCCAGGGCCTCTCCGAAGGCCGTCGAGTCGCGTTCGCCGGCGACGGCTTCCCGGATCAGGAGGCGGCCCGGCTCGTCCCCGAGGACCTCCGCTTCGCCCGCGGCGACCTGGCGAGGGTGTTGAAGGAGGAGGGGCTCGGGTTCGTGCGGTACGAGCGCTGGTCGGACGTGGCACGAGCCCTATGCCGGCCGGCGGGGAGCCCGCGACCGTGA
- a CDS encoding efflux RND transporter periplasmic adaptor subunit — protein MSLALSQRLATGRRPRPYLVPWCVAVVLLIVLVLHLTIDLPGHLTRIGAAPNAVAAGAAASPPEASPSPGTVSLSDVKLKAAGVTTDKVRADHLPTELGVAGKIEVNADRRVEVRSRAPGIVREVHALLGQKVKKGQLLATLDSPDIGTARLNLRARQRELLTARIEAGWKDQIAGTVAQLIPEISKGVDPEVLEREYADKPLGSFRGLLLQTYSEFDIASHEEEKTLKLRSEQVIGEHPAVVAKHTRQGLQAKLFSTIEQAKFDAAQQRRLAEQARQLAESAVVDAGQRLRILGVDEDIQALLDHAEDAQKAAKDEDVTAYRINAPFDGTIITKSAVPSQRADTIDLLFTVADLGDVWVTANIPESDLAKIPTIEGGPVRLTATAYPDRVFEARLLSVGAILDPTTRTVPLLARTENLEGLLRPGMFARILFDGPVNEAALTIPAGALVEIEGRPAVFRPTGSASEAPSFALHHIEIGRQLGDRIVVKSGLKEGDAVVAKGAFVLKSELILQNEGDED, from the coding sequence ATGTCCCTTGCGCTCTCGCAACGTCTCGCGACCGGTAGGCGTCCCCGGCCGTACCTGGTCCCCTGGTGCGTCGCCGTGGTGTTGCTGATCGTCCTGGTGCTCCATCTCACCATCGACTTGCCCGGACATCTCACCAGGATCGGCGCCGCACCGAACGCGGTCGCGGCCGGCGCAGCCGCGAGTCCACCGGAGGCCTCGCCATCGCCCGGGACGGTGAGCTTGTCGGACGTGAAGTTGAAGGCGGCCGGCGTGACGACGGACAAGGTTCGCGCCGATCACTTGCCCACGGAGCTGGGCGTCGCCGGCAAGATCGAGGTCAACGCCGACCGCCGCGTCGAGGTCCGCTCCCGCGCCCCGGGGATCGTCCGCGAGGTCCACGCGCTCCTGGGGCAGAAAGTCAAGAAGGGCCAGCTCCTGGCGACCCTCGACAGCCCCGACATCGGCACCGCCCGGCTGAACCTGCGCGCCCGCCAGCGCGAGCTGCTCACCGCGCGCATCGAGGCCGGCTGGAAGGATCAGATCGCCGGCACCGTCGCGCAGCTCATCCCCGAGATCAGCAAAGGGGTCGATCCCGAAGTCCTGGAGAGGGAGTACGCCGACAAGCCCCTGGGGAGTTTCCGCGGCCTCCTGCTCCAGACCTATTCCGAGTTCGACATCGCCAGCCACGAGGAGGAGAAGACGCTCAAGCTCCGCAGCGAGCAGGTCATCGGCGAGCATCCCGCGGTCGTGGCGAAGCACACCCGGCAGGGCCTGCAGGCCAAGCTCTTCTCGACGATCGAGCAGGCCAAGTTCGACGCCGCGCAGCAGCGGCGGCTGGCCGAGCAGGCCCGACAGCTCGCCGAGTCGGCGGTCGTCGACGCCGGCCAGCGGCTGCGAATCCTCGGCGTCGACGAGGACATCCAGGCGCTCCTGGACCACGCCGAGGACGCCCAGAAGGCGGCCAAGGACGAGGACGTCACCGCCTATCGCATCAACGCCCCCTTCGACGGCACGATCATCACCAAGTCGGCGGTGCCCAGCCAGCGCGCCGACACCATCGACCTGCTCTTCACGGTGGCCGACCTCGGCGACGTCTGGGTCACGGCCAACATCCCCGAGTCGGACCTCGCCAAGATCCCCACCATCGAGGGCGGGCCCGTCCGGCTCACCGCCACCGCCTACCCCGACCGCGTGTTCGAGGCCAGGCTCCTCTCCGTCGGCGCGATCCTCGACCCCACGACGCGGACGGTCCCCCTGCTGGCGCGGACGGAGAATCTCGAAGGCCTGCTCCGGCCCGGCATGTTCGCGCGCATCCTCTTCGACGGCCCGGTCAACGAGGCGGCCCTGACGATCCCGGCCGGCGCGCTCGTCGAGATCGAAGGCCGTCCGGCCGTCTTCCGGCCGACGGGATCGGCATCCGAAGCGCCGTCGTTCGCCTTGCATCACATCGAGATCGGACGTCAGCTCGGCGACCGCATCGTCGTCAAGTCCGGCCTGAAGGAGGGCGACGCCGTGGTCGCCAAAGGGGCCTTCGTCCTCAAGAGCGAGCTGATCCTCCAGAACGAGGGCGACGAGGACTGA
- a CDS encoding efflux RND transporter permease subunit: MLNAVIEWSLKNKFFVLVGTALVAAMGVYAALNLPIDAIPDLTNVQVQVITEAPALSPLEVESLLSFPVESAMSGLPDVEQIRSVSKFGISVVTIVFHEGTDILRARQLVSERIPRAAQSIPTNYGTPSLGPIATALGEVFQFQVKAEAGSSISAMELRSILDWFVSYQLRKVPGVTEINAHGGELKTYQVEVDPDKLGEYRLSITDLFAALRDNNANAGGGYLVHEGEARYIRGVSQARSAEDIAAIVVDERDGVPVTVGSVASVHPAPMIRSGLATRDGQGEIVVGLVMMLIGQNGRRVVQDVKAEVAEIQKALPKGVTIEPLYDRTHLIRDTLDTVLHNLAAGGVLVIVVLLAMLGNLRGGLIVAMAIPLSMLFAADVMYLTGVSASLMSLGAIDFGLIVDSSVIMVENCVRRLAHEGGTRPKEDIVRDAAVEVRKPTMYGELIITTVYLPILALQGQEGKLFRPMALTVVFALAGSLVLSLTFMPVMAALGLGSKPQEKEIWLVRWLKRAYAPVLDRFLAHPWFALGTALALVIASLPVASNLGAEFMPKLNEGDLLIEAVQIPSAPLERSVTISTQIENLLRTFPEVRTVYCKTGRPEIANDVMGVHQTDVWTMLKPREEWRAGLTRDELIEEMDALLGENVPGVKFGFSQPIEMRVNELVAGVKSDVAALIYGPDLDVLRRKAAEVERVLAKIPGAHDVKVPSAGRLPLLKIAVRRDQLARYGIKGSDVLDVVSALGGTTVGTVFEGQIRRPLQIRLPLAWRDDAERIGSIRIVDAMGRPIPLKDLADIAMEEGPSEVERDNIERRAYVGVNVRGRDLAGFVHEAQRAVATQVTFPPGYLVRWGGQFEHLESAEKRLLIVASVALVLLFLLLYSSFHSVRLSLLIFTAVPTAATGGIFALAMRGLPFSISAAVGFIALFGVAVLNGLVWVSAVEHLRADGLEAHEAAREASIVRLRPILMTALVAGLGFIPMALATTPGAEIQRPLATVVIGGLFTSTLLTSLVLPSIYPWFAPTEYTHAGE; encoded by the coding sequence ATGCTCAACGCCGTCATCGAGTGGTCGCTCAAGAACAAATTCTTCGTCCTGGTCGGGACCGCGCTCGTCGCCGCGATGGGCGTCTACGCCGCGCTCAACCTGCCGATCGACGCCATCCCCGACCTGACCAACGTCCAGGTGCAGGTCATCACCGAGGCCCCCGCGCTCTCGCCGCTGGAGGTCGAGTCGCTGCTCTCCTTCCCCGTCGAATCGGCCATGAGCGGCCTGCCCGACGTCGAGCAGATCCGCTCGGTCTCCAAGTTCGGCATCTCGGTCGTGACGATCGTGTTCCACGAAGGGACGGACATCCTCCGGGCGCGACAGCTCGTCAGCGAGCGCATCCCCCGGGCCGCCCAGTCGATCCCGACGAACTACGGCACGCCCAGCCTGGGGCCGATCGCCACGGCGCTCGGCGAGGTCTTCCAGTTCCAGGTCAAGGCCGAGGCCGGCTCGTCGATCTCGGCCATGGAGCTGCGGTCCATCCTCGACTGGTTCGTCTCCTACCAGCTCCGCAAGGTGCCGGGCGTCACCGAGATCAACGCCCACGGCGGCGAGCTGAAGACGTACCAGGTGGAGGTCGACCCCGACAAGCTGGGCGAGTACCGGCTCTCGATCACCGACCTGTTCGCAGCCCTTCGCGACAACAACGCCAACGCGGGCGGCGGCTACCTCGTCCACGAAGGCGAGGCGCGATACATCCGCGGCGTGAGCCAGGCTCGATCGGCCGAGGACATCGCGGCGATCGTCGTCGACGAGCGCGACGGCGTGCCGGTGACGGTCGGCAGCGTCGCCTCGGTGCATCCGGCGCCCATGATCCGCTCCGGCCTGGCGACCCGCGACGGCCAGGGCGAGATCGTGGTCGGCCTCGTGATGATGCTCATCGGCCAGAACGGCCGCAGGGTCGTCCAGGACGTGAAGGCCGAGGTCGCCGAGATCCAGAAAGCCCTCCCCAAGGGCGTGACGATCGAGCCCCTCTACGATCGCACCCACCTGATCCGCGACACGCTCGACACCGTCTTGCACAACCTGGCCGCGGGAGGCGTCCTGGTCATCGTCGTGCTCCTGGCGATGCTGGGGAACCTGCGAGGGGGGCTGATCGTGGCGATGGCGATCCCGCTCTCGATGCTCTTCGCCGCCGACGTGATGTACCTGACGGGCGTGTCGGCCAGCCTGATGAGCCTGGGCGCGATCGACTTCGGCCTGATCGTCGATTCCAGCGTCATCATGGTCGAGAACTGCGTGCGGCGGCTCGCCCACGAAGGGGGGACGCGTCCCAAGGAGGACATCGTCCGCGACGCCGCCGTCGAGGTGCGCAAGCCGACGATGTACGGCGAGCTGATCATCACCACCGTCTACCTGCCGATCCTGGCCCTGCAGGGCCAGGAGGGCAAGCTGTTCCGCCCCATGGCGCTGACGGTCGTCTTCGCGCTGGCGGGCTCGCTGGTCCTCTCGCTGACGTTCATGCCCGTGATGGCCGCCCTCGGGCTCGGCTCGAAGCCGCAGGAGAAGGAGATCTGGCTGGTCCGTTGGCTCAAGCGAGCCTACGCCCCCGTCCTGGATCGCTTCCTCGCGCACCCCTGGTTCGCGCTCGGGACGGCGCTGGCGCTCGTGATCGCGAGCCTGCCGGTCGCCAGCAACCTGGGCGCCGAATTCATGCCCAAGCTCAACGAGGGCGACCTGCTGATCGAGGCCGTCCAGATCCCGTCGGCCCCCCTCGAACGGTCGGTGACGATCTCGACGCAGATCGAGAACCTCTTGAGGACGTTCCCCGAAGTGAGGACCGTCTACTGCAAGACCGGCCGGCCCGAGATCGCCAACGACGTGATGGGCGTGCATCAGACCGACGTCTGGACGATGCTCAAGCCGCGCGAGGAGTGGCGCGCGGGCCTGACTCGGGACGAGCTGATCGAGGAGATGGACGCCCTGCTGGGCGAGAACGTCCCGGGCGTGAAGTTCGGCTTCAGCCAGCCGATCGAGATGCGCGTCAACGAGCTGGTCGCGGGCGTCAAGAGCGACGTCGCCGCGCTCATCTACGGCCCCGACCTCGACGTCCTCCGCCGCAAGGCGGCCGAGGTCGAGCGCGTGCTGGCGAAGATCCCCGGCGCGCACGACGTCAAGGTGCCCTCGGCGGGCCGCCTGCCCCTGCTCAAGATCGCCGTCCGCCGCGACCAGCTCGCGCGCTACGGGATCAAGGGTTCGGACGTGCTCGACGTCGTCTCGGCCCTCGGCGGCACGACGGTCGGGACCGTATTCGAGGGCCAGATCCGCCGCCCCTTGCAGATCCGCCTGCCGCTCGCCTGGCGCGACGACGCCGAGCGGATCGGCTCGATCCGGATCGTCGACGCGATGGGCCGGCCGATCCCGCTGAAGGACCTGGCCGACATCGCCATGGAAGAGGGGCCGAGCGAGGTGGAGCGCGACAACATCGAGCGCCGGGCCTACGTCGGCGTCAACGTCCGCGGCCGCGACCTCGCCGGCTTCGTGCACGAGGCCCAGCGCGCGGTCGCCACGCAGGTGACGTTCCCCCCCGGCTACCTCGTCCGCTGGGGCGGGCAGTTCGAGCACCTGGAGTCGGCCGAGAAGCGCCTCCTGATCGTCGCGTCGGTCGCCCTGGTCCTGCTGTTCCTGCTGCTCTACAGCTCGTTCCACTCGGTCCGGCTGTCGCTCCTGATCTTCACGGCGGTGCCCACGGCCGCCACGGGGGGGATCTTCGCACTGGCGATGCGCGGGCTGCCGTTCTCGATCTCGGCGGCGGTCGGCTTCATCGCCCTCTTCGGCGTGGCCGTCCTCAACGGACTCGTCTGGGTGAGCGCGGTGGAACACCTGAGGGCCGACGGGCTGGAGGCGCACGAGGCGGCCCGAGAGGCCTCGATCGTGCGGCTGCGGCCGATCCTGATGACGGCCCTCGTCGCCGGCCTGGGGTTCATCCCGATGGCGCTCGCGACCACGCCCGGCGCCGAGATTCAGAGGCCCCTGGCCACCGTCGTGATCGGCGGCCTCTTCACGTCGACACTGCTGACTTCGCTGGTGCTCCCCTCCATCTACCCCTGGTTCGCCCCCACGGAGTACACGCACGCCGGCGAGTGA
- a CDS encoding sn-glycerol-1-phosphate dehydrogenase — protein sequence MITVASPDAPLLEKALRAARDTRHLAVGEGLRHIAAESFASAFGSAAAVIVADANTFEAAGRDVLAAFQREGVSYETPFLFGTDVRADFEDVERLEAALRELEAVPVAVGSGTINDLTKLVAHRLRRPYMTVATAASMDGYTAFGASITHHGSKQTFDCPGPRAVVADLEVIAGAPDGMNASGYADLLAKNVAGADWTLAEAAGVEPIDPDVWQTVQGRLRSWIGSPAGVASHDPDALRGLVSGLLICGFAMQAHQTSRPASGAEHQFSHLWDMQDHIFRGVAPSHGFKVGIGTLASLALYQDLLARELETIDVGRAVAAWPTFEQDDRRIARLFVSDALAGKAAKETRAKHPSPDELADQLLRLQREWPALRERLARHLIPFAEARDLLRAAGCPDRPEAIGISSRRLRDSFEQAYFIRRRFTILDVFRRFGILEDALESIWAPTGPFGDAP from the coding sequence ATGATCACGGTCGCCTCGCCCGACGCCCCGCTGCTGGAGAAGGCCCTTCGCGCGGCCCGCGACACGCGACATCTCGCGGTCGGCGAGGGCCTCCGCCACATCGCGGCCGAGAGCTTCGCCTCGGCGTTCGGGTCGGCCGCCGCCGTGATCGTGGCCGACGCCAACACGTTCGAGGCCGCGGGCCGCGACGTGCTGGCCGCCTTCCAGCGCGAGGGCGTCTCCTATGAAACGCCCTTCCTCTTCGGGACGGACGTGCGCGCAGACTTCGAGGACGTCGAGCGGCTGGAGGCCGCGCTGAGGGAACTGGAGGCCGTCCCCGTCGCCGTCGGCTCGGGGACGATCAACGACCTGACCAAGCTGGTCGCGCATCGTCTGAGGCGACCCTACATGACCGTCGCCACCGCGGCCTCGATGGACGGATACACGGCCTTCGGGGCGTCGATCACGCATCACGGCTCGAAACAGACCTTCGACTGCCCCGGCCCCCGCGCCGTCGTCGCCGATCTCGAAGTCATCGCCGGGGCCCCCGACGGCATGAACGCCTCGGGCTACGCCGACCTGCTGGCGAAGAACGTCGCCGGTGCCGACTGGACCCTCGCCGAGGCCGCCGGAGTCGAGCCGATCGATCCCGACGTCTGGCAGACGGTCCAGGGCCGGCTCAGGTCCTGGATCGGCTCGCCGGCGGGAGTGGCGTCCCACGATCCGGACGCCCTGCGCGGGCTGGTCTCCGGGTTGCTGATATGCGGCTTCGCGATGCAGGCCCATCAGACCAGCCGCCCGGCCTCGGGGGCCGAGCACCAGTTCAGCCACCTTTGGGACATGCAGGATCACATCTTCCGCGGCGTCGCGCCGTCGCACGGCTTCAAGGTCGGCATCGGCACGCTGGCGTCCCTGGCGTTGTATCAGGACCTGCTCGCTCGCGAGTTGGAAACAATCGACGTCGGCCGCGCCGTGGCCGCCTGGCCCACCTTCGAGCAGGACGATCGGCGCATCGCGAGACTCTTCGTCTCGGACGCGCTCGCCGGCAAGGCGGCCAAGGAGACGAGGGCCAAGCATCCCTCGCCCGACGAACTCGCCGATCAGCTCCTCCGCCTTCAGCGCGAGTGGCCCGCCCTGCGAGAGCGTCTGGCCCGGCACCTGATCCCCTTCGCCGAGGCTCGCGACCTCCTTCGCGCGGCCGGCTGCCCCGATCGGCCGGAGGCGATCGGGATCTCGTCTCGTCGGCTTCGCGATTCATTCGAGCAGGCGTACTTCATCCGCCGCCGGTTCACGATCCTGGACGTCTTCCGTAGGTTCGGGATCCTCGAAGACGCCCTCGAATCCATCTGGGCTCCGACAGGTCCATTCGGTGACGCACCTTAA